In Fusarium oxysporum f. sp. lycopersici 4287 chromosome 12, whole genome shotgun sequence, one DNA window encodes the following:
- a CDS encoding alcohol dehydrogenase: MGFPTAPKPKTPLGFHRILSPTAGVKVSPICLGGISIGHEWKFYTGKNEEPFRLLDAFYEIGGNFIDTASNYNNQMSETLIGQWMEERGVRDQMVIATKYTAGYRAFGDKSEPLQSNFTGNSAKSMHISVRDSLKKLRTDYIDILYVHWWDYATPVEEVMRGLHVLVMQGKVLYLGISNTPSWIVVKDNAYAKQHGLTPFSVYQGNWNAAFRDMEGDVIPMCEDQDMAVVSWGSLGTGSLLTAQQRKEREADPDAPRPQISEVALKTSEALERIAGRKGTTLQAIALAYLFHQSTYVFPIVGVNTVEHIKAMPEALKIKLTKEEIDEIHEASPYNPGYPMNFTQYMQPVKYDLSWTPADNQQYQMSAWIDAPPKRLPYQAKTW, encoded by the exons ATGGGTTTCCCAACTGCACCGAAGCCCAAGACCCCACTTGGCTTCCATCGCATCCTCTCCCCGACTGCTGGAGTCAAGGTATCGCCAATCTGTCTCGGCGGCATAAGCATCGGCCACGAATGGAAGTTTTACACCGGCAAGAATGAAGAACCATTCAGACTCCTAGATGCCTTCTACGAAATAGGTGGCAATTTCATCGACACCGCGAGTAACTACAACAACCAGATGTCAGAAACACTCATCGGCCAGTGGATGGAAGAGCGTGGCGTTAGAGACCAAATGGTGATTGCGACGAAGTACACCGCGGGTTATCGTGCATTCGGCGACAAGTCTGAACCTTTACAGTCGAACTTCACCGGCAATTCTGCCAAGAGCATGCATATTTCGGTGCGCGAcagtttgaagaagctgaggacAGACTATATCGACATTTTGTATGTTCACTGGTGGGATTATGCGACGCCAGTTGAGGAGGTGATGAGAGGTCTCCATGTTCTCGTTATGCAGGGAAAAGTTCTTTACCTAGGTATTAGCAATACTCCATCTTGGATTGTTGTGAAAGACAATGCCT ACGCGAAACAGCATGGTTTGACTCCCTTCTCCGTCTATCAGGGCAACTGGAATGCGGCCTTCCGCGACATGGAAGGCGATGTGATCCCCATGTGCGAAGACCAAGATATGGCGGTTGTGTCTTGGGGGTCATTGGGAACTGGTTCGCTGCTTACAGCCCAGCAACGAAAAGAAAGGGAAGCTGATCCAGATGCACCGAGGCCTCAGATCTCAGAGGTTGCGCTAAAAACTAGTGAGGCCTTGGAAAGAATCGCTGGCCGAAAGGGAACAACACTACAGGCTATT GCACTGGCATACTTATTCCACCAATCCACATACGTATTCCCCATCGTGGGAGTCAATACCGTAGAGCATATCAAGGCTATGCCCGAAGCCTTGAAGATCAAGCTTACGAAAGAGGAGATCGACGAGATTCACGAAGCATCTCCTTACAATCCTGGATACCCCATGAACTTTACACAGTATATGCAGCCAGTCAAATATGATCTTTCCTGGACGCCTGCAGATAATCAGCAGTACCAAATGTCGGCTTGGATAGATGCTCCTCCCAAGCGCCTG CCATACCAAGCGAAAACTTGGTAG